In the Coleofasciculus sp. FACHB-T130 genome, TGCTGCCGACACTCGGATGAGCTTCGTTGTTGTGCAACACTTACAAGCCTATGAGACTGGTAAACCAATTTGCGTGAACCAAGTGTACTTGTCTATGTAGCCACGCTGGAAACGAATTTTGCCATCAATGACCTGAAAGAAGCCACACCCGCGTAGTGTAAAACTCTTGCCGGTTGGTGGGTTGCCGCCAAGCTCACCCAAGAATGTACCGCCACCGCTCCACTCAATGATGACCCACTCACCATCCTCGAAGATATTTTCAGGATGCGTGTAGTTGTCTGGAAAGGCATTGAAGAAGGTGATGAAACTCTCAAGCAGTACCTTGCGCCCTTGAAGTGGGGCACCAAAAGCAACTTGATGGTTGATGGCATCATCGTGATAAAGCTCGATGAGTGCGTAAGGATCGCGAGCGTTATAGGCAGCAACCCAGTCGTGTAGAACTTCTTTGGGCGATTTCATATCGCTAATCATACCAAAGACAATTGCGACCAAATATTATTTGGCTGCACAACGGTGATGCTAAGTGCTGGCAAACAACCGCAATGCTGCCAAATGAATCACATAAATATTGTTAGTGGGTGATTGACAACTGAGCAGGTATATAAAACTTGTCATTGTCGAATCCGATATATCGCGATAGATTAGTTTTATAATTAAACGATATATCGCGATAACTCACAAACACAAGGAGCAAAGTATGTTCAGACACAGACAATTTCATCCCAGTTTTTTCGTACCAGCATGGGCAGGAGAAGGACAAGGACTTAGCAATCAATTCTTTATGAGTGGGCGACATGGACGCAGAGGTTCGTCGGGTGGCGGATGGGGAGATGAGCCTCGCACTCGTCGCGGTGACATTAAGTTCATTCTGCTTGGGCTTCTATCTGAGCGTCCCCAGCATGGTTATGAATTAATGAAAGAGCTGGAAGCACGTCGCGGTGGCTTTCGCCGCCCTAGTCCAGGCTCTGTCT is a window encoding:
- a CDS encoding ester cyclase, which gives rise to MKSPKEVLHDWVAAYNARDPYALIELYHDDAINHQVAFGAPLQGRKVLLESFITFFNAFPDNYTHPENIFEDGEWVIIEWSGGGTFLGELGGNPPTGKSFTLRGCGFFQVIDGKIRFQRGYIDKYTWFTQIGLPVS